One segment of Shewanella piezotolerans WP3 DNA contains the following:
- the flgG gene encoding flagellar basal-body rod protein FlgG, which yields MHPALWISKTGLDAQQTDISVISNNVANASTVGFKKSRAVFEDLLYQNVNQAGGVSASNTKLPNGLNIGAGTQVVATQKVFTQGNMLTTDNSLDLMVEGPGFFEVQMPDGTAAYTRTGQFSLDDTGQIVTPGSGYVVQPAITIPDDATSITVSAEGEVSVKTPGNAENQVVGQLAMSDFINPAGLDPMGQNLYMETGASGTPIQGTASLDGMGAIRQGALETSNVNVTEELVNLIESQRIYEMNSKVISAVDQMLSYVNQNL from the coding sequence ATGCATCCCGCTTTATGGATAAGTAAGACTGGTTTAGACGCTCAGCAGACTGATATTTCTGTTATTTCGAATAACGTGGCTAACGCCAGTACTGTTGGCTTTAAAAAGAGCCGCGCAGTGTTTGAAGATCTCCTGTATCAAAACGTTAACCAAGCGGGTGGGGTAAGTGCATCAAACACCAAACTGCCAAACGGTTTAAATATTGGCGCGGGTACCCAAGTGGTTGCAACGCAAAAAGTCTTTACTCAAGGCAACATGCTAACCACTGACAACTCGCTTGATTTGATGGTTGAAGGTCCAGGATTTTTTGAAGTACAAATGCCAGATGGCACCGCAGCATATACACGTACTGGTCAGTTTAGCCTCGATGATACTGGCCAAATTGTTACCCCAGGTTCTGGGTACGTGGTGCAACCTGCAATCACTATTCCAGATGATGCCACCAGTATTACGGTGTCGGCAGAAGGTGAAGTCTCGGTAAAGACACCGGGTAATGCTGAAAACCAAGTGGTTGGACAGCTAGCTATGTCAGATTTTATTAATCCTGCTGGCCTTGATCCTATGGGGCAAAACCTCTACATGGAAACCGGTGCAAGTGGTACGCCTATTCAAGGGACTGCATCACTTGACGGCATGGGCGCCATTCGTCAAGGGGCGCTTGAAACCTCAAACGTGAACGTTACTGAAGAGCTGGTTAACTTGATTGAAAGCCAACGCATTTACGAGATGAATTCAAAAGTTATCTCAGCAGTCGATCAGATGCTGTCATACGTGAATCAGAACTTATAA
- the flgM gene encoding flagellar biosynthesis anti-sigma factor FlgM, with protein MAMDIKQVNSAATSRINSSNAGKGSAAQSAPAAPAQTAAAQKADSVSITPQAQQLQNVQTKMADMPDIDQKKVDEIKAAIAEGRYKIDPDKLATNIANFENDLSDLN; from the coding sequence ATGGCTATGGATATTAAACAAGTAAATAGCGCTGCAACATCGCGTATAAACAGCAGTAATGCGGGCAAAGGCTCTGCAGCACAAAGTGCACCTGCCGCCCCCGCGCAAACAGCGGCAGCACAAAAAGCCGACTCTGTGTCAATTACGCCACAGGCTCAACAGCTCCAGAATGTACAAACAAAGATGGCTGATATGCCTGATATAGACCAAAAGAAAGTTGACGAAATTAAAGCTGCTATCGCTGAAGGCCGTTACAAAATCGATCCTGATAAACTTGCAACTAATATCGCAAACTTCGAGAATGATCTCAGCGATTTAAACTAA
- the flgC gene encoding flagellar basal body rod protein FlgC, giving the protein MSLFNIFNVAGSGMSAQSVRLNTTASNIANADAVSSSAGETYRARHPIFEAEMSKAQQHQSASQSVAVKGIVESDLPLNKEFSPGHPMADTDGFIYKPNVNVMEEMANMISASRSYQMNVQVTDAAKSMLQQTLRIGK; this is encoded by the coding sequence ATGAGTTTATTTAATATATTTAACGTCGCAGGTTCAGGCATGTCTGCGCAATCAGTCAGGCTTAATACCACTGCCAGTAATATTGCAAATGCTGACGCTGTATCGAGCAGCGCAGGCGAAACTTACCGTGCTCGCCATCCTATTTTTGAAGCTGAAATGAGCAAAGCACAACAGCATCAAAGTGCATCACAATCTGTTGCGGTTAAAGGCATTGTTGAAAGTGATTTACCTTTGAATAAAGAATTTTCTCCCGGCCACCCAATGGCAGACACTGACGGCTTTATCTATAAGCCCAATGTCAACGTGATGGAGGAGATGGCTAACATGATCTCGGCCTCTCGCTCATACCAAATGAATGTACAAGTCACTGATGCAGCGAAATCGATGCTTCAGCAAACTCTTAGAATTGGCAAGTAA
- a CDS encoding chemotaxis protein CheV, with translation MSNILESVNKRTQLVGQNRLELLLFKLNGRQRFGINVFKVKEVLQCPPLTSLPRLNSNVRGIAHVRGMTISVIDLSAATGGRPIENIENCFIIISEYNRSVQGFLVSSVERIINMNWEAIMPPPQGAGRGSYLTAVTEIENELVEILDVEKILDEISPVNTNISKELDDKLTIDRDLHHHIMVIDDSSVARKQIIRALSSLDLQIDTAKDGKEALDKLRLMAAELEDVSTEIPLIISDIEMPEMDGYTLTAEIRDDPKLRNIKVVLHTSLSGVFNQAMVEKVGANDFIAKFNPDELAAAVNKHLSL, from the coding sequence ATGTCGAACATTCTTGAATCAGTAAATAAGCGAACGCAATTGGTTGGACAGAACCGACTAGAGTTGTTGTTATTTAAACTTAATGGACGTCAACGGTTCGGCATTAACGTATTTAAGGTAAAAGAGGTGCTGCAATGCCCTCCATTAACCAGTTTACCTAGGCTCAATTCAAACGTACGTGGGATTGCTCATGTTCGCGGAATGACAATTTCAGTGATTGACTTAAGTGCAGCCACAGGTGGTCGCCCGATTGAGAACATTGAGAACTGTTTCATTATCATCTCTGAGTACAACCGCAGTGTACAAGGCTTCTTGGTCAGTTCTGTAGAGCGTATTATCAATATGAACTGGGAAGCTATCATGCCGCCACCTCAAGGCGCTGGCCGTGGCTCATACCTAACGGCTGTTACCGAGATAGAAAACGAACTTGTAGAGATCCTAGATGTAGAAAAAATCTTAGATGAGATCTCGCCGGTTAACACCAATATCAGTAAAGAGCTGGATGATAAACTGACTATTGATAGAGATCTGCATCATCACATAATGGTGATCGATGACTCATCGGTTGCACGTAAACAGATTATTCGTGCGTTAAGCTCGCTCGATCTGCAAATCGACACTGCTAAAGACGGTAAAGAAGCGTTAGATAAATTACGGTTGATGGCCGCTGAATTGGAAGATGTCTCAACAGAGATCCCGTTGATCATTTCAGATATTGAGATGCCAGAAATGGATGGCTATACCTTAACCGCTGAAATACGTGATGATCCTAAATTGAGAAACATCAAAGTCGTGCTACATACTTCGCTCAGCGGGGTATTCAACCAAGCTATGGTTGAGAAAGTAGGCGCTAATGATTTTATCGCGAAATTTAATCCAGATGAGTTAGCAGCGGCTGTAAACAAGCACTTAAGTTTATAA
- a CDS encoding CheR family methyltransferase — MPNKSLAENEYHQFRLFLEQHSGIVLGENKQYLVRSRLAPLMGKYNLPSLSDVVKHSMKPTERQLRTEVIDAMTTNETLWFRDRYPFELLANTLLPNYSRLGRPIKIWSAACSSGQEPYSLSMTILEHQQRRPGKLPSGASILATDLSPSMLERCKKAEYDNLALGRGLSDERKRQFFDTLPSGNMVIKNNVKQLVNFRAHNLLESYTLLGKFDIIFCRNVLIYFSPEAKRKILRQFAAALNPNGILFLGASESIAGLSEEFDMIRCNPGIYYQKRS, encoded by the coding sequence GTGCCGAATAAATCACTTGCTGAAAACGAGTACCATCAATTCAGGCTATTTCTAGAGCAGCATAGCGGTATTGTGCTAGGTGAAAACAAGCAGTACTTAGTGCGTAGCCGCTTGGCGCCGCTGATGGGTAAGTATAACCTTCCTTCTTTGTCGGATGTGGTCAAACATTCAATGAAACCGACTGAACGTCAACTTCGCACCGAAGTTATCGATGCTATGACCACCAATGAGACCTTATGGTTTCGAGACCGTTACCCTTTTGAACTGTTGGCCAATACCTTACTGCCAAACTACAGCCGGCTGGGTAGACCGATTAAAATTTGGTCTGCGGCATGTTCTTCGGGGCAAGAGCCGTACTCGTTAAGCATGACCATTCTTGAACATCAGCAACGTCGCCCCGGTAAATTACCGAGTGGTGCAAGCATTCTTGCGACAGATCTGTCTCCTTCAATGCTTGAACGCTGTAAAAAAGCAGAGTATGACAATTTAGCCTTAGGGCGTGGCTTGTCAGATGAAAGGAAACGTCAGTTTTTTGATACTTTGCCGTCCGGCAATATGGTGATTAAGAATAATGTAAAACAGTTGGTGAACTTCAGAGCACACAACTTGCTTGAAAGTTATACGTTACTGGGTAAGTTTGACATCATTTTTTGCCGTAACGTATTGATCTATTTTTCGCCAGAGGCAAAGCGGAAAATACTGCGGCAATTTGCTGCCGCATTGAACCCAAATGGTATTCTATTTTTAGGCGCCTCGGAGTCTATTGCTGGTCTATCTGAAGAGTTCGATATGATCCGCTGTAATCCTGGGATCTATTACCAAAAGCGCAGTTAA
- the flgA gene encoding flagellar basal body P-ring formation chaperone FlgA has protein sequence MKIIFWLFLTVLFVPIAAIANADQLASVPSISTISRLAIAAVEEKIEAPEKAKINITPQSLDSRISLPSCYLPIKAEIASDRAIRRNNTIKISCDSPDLSYPWQIFLSVRVDILYPVVVAKSTLGPGDLLSSSDVEIDYVEQTTLRGQQFDQVDQVVGARLKRRVAPQQPIFNNHLCIVCKGDTVSIFARSENFEIKTVGEALHDGNLGDKIRIKNTHSQKTLNAKVTAVGQVEVRM, from the coding sequence ATGAAAATAATTTTTTGGCTCTTTTTAACCGTATTATTTGTACCCATCGCCGCTATTGCAAATGCAGATCAACTTGCTAGCGTACCTTCTATATCGACCATTTCTCGATTAGCTATAGCCGCAGTTGAAGAAAAAATAGAAGCGCCTGAAAAAGCTAAGATAAATATCACCCCTCAGAGTCTCGATAGTCGCATCAGCTTGCCTAGCTGCTACTTACCGATTAAAGCTGAAATTGCCAGTGACCGCGCAATTAGACGTAATAACACCATTAAGATCAGTTGCGACAGCCCAGACTTAAGTTACCCGTGGCAAATATTTTTATCGGTGAGAGTCGATATTCTCTACCCCGTGGTGGTAGCGAAATCTACTTTAGGTCCCGGCGATCTGCTATCAAGCAGTGATGTCGAAATCGATTATGTAGAGCAAACCACACTGCGCGGTCAACAATTTGACCAAGTGGATCAAGTGGTAGGAGCTCGATTAAAGCGCCGTGTTGCCCCGCAGCAACCCATTTTCAATAACCACCTTTGCATTGTTTGTAAGGGAGATACCGTTTCTATATTCGCTCGCTCTGAAAATTTTGAAATTAAAACCGTTGGCGAAGCCTTACACGACGGTAATCTAGGCGATAAAATCCGTATTAAAAACACTCATTCACAAAAAACATTGAATGCAAAAGTCACTGCTGTTGGCCAAGTTGAAGTAAGAATGTAA
- a CDS encoding flagella synthesis protein FlgN — protein MTNLSHLLSSQHSVLTELKAVISQEKQALQSQDADTLLALACTKASLLDNLKHNDEMIAAQPDKSILETDATLSQQVSEAKSLLAECQQLNAENESLIELSLASLNRFSQALQVSRSSTSLTYDGKGRTSSISSLGNNLRA, from the coding sequence ATGACAAATTTATCTCATCTATTAAGCTCACAACATAGCGTGTTGACTGAGCTTAAAGCCGTTATCAGCCAAGAAAAACAAGCATTACAGTCGCAAGATGCAGACACCTTGTTAGCGCTAGCGTGCACAAAAGCGAGCTTACTTGATAATTTAAAGCATAACGATGAGATGATAGCCGCGCAGCCTGATAAAAGTATATTAGAGACCGATGCAACATTATCTCAGCAAGTTAGCGAAGCAAAGAGCTTGCTCGCAGAGTGCCAACAACTCAACGCTGAGAACGAATCTTTAATTGAATTGAGCTTAGCCAGCTTAAATCGTTTTTCTCAAGCACTGCAGGTCAGTCGAAGTTCTACCAGCCTCACCTATGATGGCAAAGGCCGCACCTCAAGTATCTCCAGCTTAGGTAACAATTTAAGAGCTTAA
- the flgF gene encoding flagellar basal-body rod protein FlgF — MDKLLYVAMSGAKQNMNSLAISANNLANANTDGFKADLAQARSMQAFGEGLPTRVFAMTESPSADFTNGPIKTTGRDLDIAVKGDGWIAVQADDGGEAYTRSGSLSFDTTGVLRNDKGTPLMGDNGPIVLPLPIEKIEISQDGIISVRPTGATAEVIEEVGRIKLVNPGNENLMRGKDGLFRQMSGEPAPADLSVGLLSGAVEGSNVNAVHEMVSMIDIQRQFEMQVKMMKTAEETDKASASLMRIS, encoded by the coding sequence GTGGACAAGTTACTCTATGTCGCTATGAGCGGCGCAAAGCAGAATATGAATTCGTTGGCGATTAGCGCCAACAATTTGGCAAACGCTAACACTGATGGGTTTAAAGCTGATCTCGCACAAGCGCGTTCAATGCAAGCCTTTGGTGAAGGACTGCCAACACGTGTATTTGCTATGACAGAGAGCCCGTCAGCAGACTTTACCAATGGTCCTATCAAGACCACTGGTCGAGATCTAGATATTGCCGTTAAAGGCGATGGCTGGATTGCGGTTCAAGCTGATGATGGCGGCGAAGCTTATACACGTTCTGGTAGCTTGAGTTTCGATACCACTGGTGTGCTCCGTAACGATAAAGGTACCCCACTAATGGGTGACAACGGACCTATCGTATTACCGCTTCCGATCGAAAAAATTGAAATATCTCAAGATGGCATTATCTCTGTTCGTCCAACAGGGGCCACTGCTGAGGTCATTGAAGAGGTTGGCCGTATTAAATTGGTCAATCCTGGTAATGAAAACTTAATGCGCGGCAAAGATGGACTATTTCGTCAAATGTCGGGTGAACCAGCACCTGCTGATCTTTCCGTTGGTCTGCTAAGTGGGGCAGTTGAAGGCAGTAACGTCAATGCTGTACACGAGATGGTATCGATGATTGACATACAACGTCAGTTTGAGATGCAAGTCAAAATGATGAAAACAGCTGAAGAAACAGATAAAGCATCTGCTTCATTAATGCGCATTAGCTAG
- the flgD gene encoding flagellar hook assembly protein FlgD, protein MSLINPLNNTQSATGQPQQTSAVTPQASQATTQSSASTEQTSSTGNPFLDSLRLPAENSIPEPNSQELSQEDFFSLLSQQLSMQDPFKPVDNDQMIQQMASFSTVDGISKLNEEIVNLNALTTSSQALQASGLVGQKVLIPSDTGYVSAEEPNIKAIVSTPEAIKDLTVRVEDETGQLISTFAVDGSAGGNVDITWDGMGKNGEPVAEGSYTLKVTGNVDGKSEELPVSTYAHVTSVSLGTAATGAILNLRGVGGIKISDVLAVSES, encoded by the coding sequence TTGAGCCTGATTAATCCGCTCAATAACACGCAATCGGCAACCGGTCAGCCACAGCAGACCAGCGCCGTTACGCCGCAAGCATCGCAAGCGACGACACAAAGTAGCGCGTCGACAGAGCAGACATCTTCAACCGGTAACCCGTTTTTAGATAGCCTTCGTTTGCCGGCAGAAAACTCAATACCAGAGCCTAATAGTCAGGAGCTTTCTCAAGAAGATTTTTTCTCGTTATTGAGTCAGCAATTGTCGATGCAAGATCCGTTTAAACCGGTCGATAATGACCAGATGATCCAGCAAATGGCATCGTTTTCAACCGTTGATGGGATTAGTAAGCTTAACGAAGAGATTGTTAACCTTAATGCATTAACCACCTCGAGCCAAGCGCTGCAGGCGTCAGGACTAGTGGGTCAGAAAGTGCTTATTCCATCAGACACAGGCTATGTGTCTGCAGAAGAACCCAACATTAAAGCCATTGTCAGCACCCCCGAGGCGATTAAGGACTTAACGGTTCGCGTCGAAGATGAAACTGGCCAACTTATTTCGACCTTTGCCGTTGATGGTAGTGCAGGCGGTAACGTCGATATTACTTGGGACGGCATGGGGAAAAATGGCGAGCCAGTTGCTGAAGGGAGTTATACCCTTAAAGTGACGGGTAACGTTGATGGTAAAAGTGAAGAGCTTCCCGTTTCAACCTACGCACATGTGACCAGCGTATCATTAGGTACTGCTGCTACTGGGGCTATTTTGAATTTACGTGGTGTGGGTGGCATTAAGATCAGTGATGTATTAGCGGTATCAGAATCGTAA
- the flgE gene encoding flagellar hook protein FlgE: MSFNIALSGISSAQKDLNTTANNIANVNTTGFKESRAEFADVYASSIFANSKTTVGGGVATSQVAQQFHQGSLQFTNNSLDMAINGGGFFVTSSEIGSQDHSFTRAGAFKFDSNNYMVDSAGNFLQTFPVDKDGNSTSVSLTTTEPVQIPDTAGSPVKTDNIGMQMNLNAGDKTFDPANFDPDDPDTFNNSTSVTMYDSLGEPHVMTTYFVRPPNAAHTGESNWVAFYAVDGKQVDLDPASGTYDIDTTGDGNPDGTANAETAGGWKGAAISFNDTGAYTGSNPAVIQTEALGVGGANVLGPGADGAQTLTLNFNNPTQYASPFEVTELTQDGTTVGRLTNVEVGADGLINASYSNGSTVPLARVALVRFANEQGLSQAGNTSWKASLDSGPALAGEANSGTFGSIRSSALEQSNVDLTTELVDLISAQRNFQANSRTLEVNNTLQQTVLQIR, from the coding sequence ATGTCATTTAACATTGCTTTGAGCGGTATATCGTCTGCGCAAAAAGATCTAAATACAACGGCAAACAATATCGCTAACGTAAACACTACTGGCTTTAAAGAGTCTCGCGCTGAATTTGCCGATGTTTATGCCAGCTCTATTTTCGCTAACAGCAAAACAACCGTTGGTGGTGGTGTGGCAACCAGCCAAGTGGCACAGCAGTTCCATCAAGGTAGCTTACAGTTTACTAATAACTCACTTGATATGGCGATTAATGGTGGCGGTTTCTTCGTGACCTCTTCAGAGATTGGCTCACAAGATCACTCTTTCACCCGTGCTGGTGCGTTTAAGTTTGACTCGAATAACTATATGGTCGATTCAGCGGGTAATTTTCTGCAAACCTTCCCTGTAGATAAAGATGGTAATTCAACCTCGGTAAGTTTAACAACGACCGAGCCAGTTCAAATCCCAGATACAGCGGGTAGCCCAGTAAAAACCGATAACATCGGCATGCAGATGAATCTAAATGCGGGTGATAAGACGTTTGATCCTGCTAATTTCGACCCCGATGACCCAGATACATTCAACAACTCAACATCGGTCACCATGTATGACTCATTAGGTGAGCCACATGTGATGACCACGTACTTTGTTCGTCCTCCGAATGCTGCCCATACCGGTGAAAGTAACTGGGTTGCATTTTATGCCGTTGACGGTAAACAGGTCGATTTGGACCCTGCATCTGGTACCTATGATATCGATACAACAGGCGATGGTAATCCTGATGGCACCGCTAATGCTGAAACCGCAGGTGGTTGGAAAGGTGCTGCGATATCCTTTAATGATACTGGCGCGTACACTGGCAGTAACCCAGCAGTTATTCAGACTGAGGCGTTGGGCGTCGGTGGGGCAAATGTTTTAGGCCCTGGCGCTGATGGTGCGCAAACTTTGACACTTAATTTTAATAACCCGACGCAATATGCTTCACCCTTTGAAGTGACTGAGTTGACGCAGGATGGTACTACCGTTGGGCGATTAACTAACGTTGAAGTGGGCGCTGATGGTCTGATTAACGCCAGCTACAGTAATGGCTCAACGGTACCTCTTGCACGCGTTGCATTAGTTCGCTTTGCCAATGAGCAAGGCTTATCACAAGCAGGCAATACCTCTTGGAAAGCGAGCCTTGATTCGGGTCCTGCATTAGCGGGTGAAGCTAACAGTGGCACCTTTGGTAGTATTCGTTCATCGGCACTTGAGCAATCAAACGTAGACTTAACCACTGAGCTTGTTGATTTGATTTCGGCGCAACGTAACTTCCAAGCTAACTCTCGTACTTTGGAAGTCAACAATACCTTGCAACAAACGGTATTGCAGATCCGTTAA
- the flgB gene encoding flagellar basal body rod protein FlgB, translating into MAISFDKALGVHQYTLGVRSQRAEVLSSNIANADTPNYKARDVDFAKAMNSAQSRQSGLAMAKSDGKHFDMAALTQQNVAYRVPNQPDTGDGNTVDIQQEQSAFMQNALEYQMSLGFLDGKFSGMKKAIRGD; encoded by the coding sequence ATGGCGATTAGTTTTGATAAAGCATTAGGAGTTCATCAATACACTTTGGGCGTACGCTCCCAACGTGCAGAGGTCCTATCCTCAAATATTGCCAATGCCGACACGCCAAACTATAAAGCGCGTGATGTAGATTTTGCCAAAGCGATGAATTCAGCGCAGTCACGTCAATCGGGCTTAGCGATGGCTAAAAGCGACGGTAAACATTTTGATATGGCAGCGTTAACTCAGCAAAACGTTGCTTACCGTGTACCTAATCAACCCGATACCGGTGATGGCAACACCGTTGATATTCAACAAGAACAATCAGCATTCATGCAAAATGCACTTGAGTATCAGATGTCCCTCGGTTTTCTTGATGGTAAGTTCTCAGGCATGAAAAAAGCGATAAGAGGCGATTAA
- a CDS encoding flagellar assembly protein FlgT: MKLGLFSIINTLLACTLFITSPVQAQWIQASGQAKIIDNNLAKARQDAIEQAVSYATLKSGARFSSEQTVRNGQLVNESFTLSHNAQSQQVEMISELIEDGYITVNVRIDMIEPLEQACQNSKLKASILVPQALIKDRAQLRYGNLGLFEQNLSEQLAQVIENHSNSSFTHLHANERLDVDQALVDVRGYRLPSWLGEITDSQYILLPEIIDISPEQSTRTFGLWENDPMRVFQFKLSLFHAISGEKVWSKQYSQTAEWEFSLQQTVNSNSDQFWRSEYGEMIKGVLLEASQDIDSTLNCRPLLGQVVARQADRVILNLGRRNGIRVGDTLQLVLQQNMPDRLENMRAVAGKSKATITIDQVTEESATAVLKGVSASLNIQLNDLVIKL; the protein is encoded by the coding sequence ATGAAACTTGGCTTATTTAGCATTATTAACACACTATTAGCCTGCACACTTTTTATCACTTCTCCCGTGCAAGCACAGTGGATCCAGGCCAGTGGCCAGGCCAAAATAATTGATAACAACCTAGCCAAAGCACGCCAAGATGCCATTGAACAAGCAGTCAGCTATGCCACCTTAAAATCTGGGGCACGTTTTTCCAGTGAACAAACGGTGAGAAATGGTCAGCTGGTCAATGAAAGCTTTACCCTCAGCCACAATGCTCAGAGTCAACAAGTAGAGATGATTAGCGAGTTAATTGAGGATGGCTACATAACGGTCAATGTTCGTATAGATATGATCGAGCCACTCGAGCAGGCCTGTCAAAACAGTAAACTTAAAGCATCAATTCTGGTTCCTCAGGCACTTATTAAAGACAGAGCACAATTAAGGTATGGCAACTTAGGGTTATTCGAGCAAAATTTGTCAGAACAATTAGCGCAAGTTATTGAAAACCACTCTAACAGCAGCTTTACTCATCTCCACGCCAACGAGCGTTTAGATGTCGATCAAGCACTTGTTGATGTACGAGGCTATAGACTGCCAAGTTGGTTAGGAGAGATCACCGATAGCCAATATATTTTACTACCTGAAATTATTGATATCTCCCCAGAGCAATCTACTCGTACCTTTGGCTTGTGGGAAAATGATCCAATGCGCGTGTTCCAATTTAAATTATCGCTATTCCACGCCATTAGTGGTGAGAAGGTTTGGAGCAAACAATATAGCCAGACTGCTGAATGGGAGTTTTCACTGCAACAAACGGTCAACTCGAACAGCGACCAATTCTGGCGCTCTGAATACGGCGAAATGATAAAAGGCGTGTTACTCGAAGCGAGCCAAGATATAGACAGCACTCTCAACTGTCGCCCCCTACTAGGCCAGGTTGTTGCAAGACAAGCCGACAGAGTCATCCTTAACCTGGGACGACGTAATGGCATTCGCGTCGGTGATACATTACAGCTAGTACTGCAACAAAATATGCCCGATAGACTCGAGAACATGCGTGCGGTAGCCGGTAAGAGTAAAGCCACCATCACCATTGACCAAGTGACCGAAGAAAGTGCCACTGCAGTACTTAAAGGCGTCAGTGCGTCACTGAACATTCAGCTCAATGATCTGGTCATAAAACTCTAA
- a CDS encoding LPP20 family lipoprotein encodes MRAIIVIASLLIASMFAGCSAQDRYVQYETEAPESFPTLTAIGYATLDSQPSNDPAQRVLMAMQASKIAAYRELAEQVYGQHLTASSQMSDWMLSSDEIKASVSGVIRGARVVKSYPAGEHYVTELELDFEQVWALYQQQNRSQKVKEITYF; translated from the coding sequence ATGAGAGCGATAATAGTTATTGCAAGCCTATTAATTGCAAGCATGTTTGCAGGTTGCTCGGCACAAGACCGCTATGTGCAATACGAGACCGAGGCGCCTGAATCCTTTCCGACATTAACTGCGATTGGTTATGCGACATTAGACAGTCAGCCTTCGAATGATCCCGCGCAGCGTGTCCTTATGGCGATGCAGGCCTCTAAAATTGCTGCTTATAGAGAGCTGGCCGAGCAAGTGTATGGTCAGCACTTAACTGCGTCTAGCCAGATGAGCGATTGGATGTTATCGAGTGATGAGATTAAAGCTTCGGTTTCAGGGGTTATTCGCGGCGCAAGGGTCGTTAAGAGTTATCCTGCCGGTGAGCATTATGTCACTGAGCTAGAGTTGGATTTTGAACAGGTTTGGGCGTTATATCAGCAACAGAACCGTTCGCAAAAAGTGAAAGAGATCACTTATTTTTAA
- a CDS encoding FlgO family outer membrane protein, producing the protein MYKTIIFLPLLMLLGCAATQNEAADEQVLESGNGLPHLSSINHLAQQMVNELVRQNDSLKPTQPLLVATPVLLADLATTNELGLQYQQGLIAALHDHQFNLIDMNVAETLRVTQEGDFILSRDWQQLPADIDVRHVVVSTMSPSKEGVVVYSRIVDVSNNRVISVAQSFVPITAMPDMLSPSERVVSENGLLYRSEHAGRKAVNLGGVK; encoded by the coding sequence ATGTATAAGACAATAATCTTTTTGCCATTACTCATGTTGCTTGGCTGTGCGGCAACGCAGAATGAAGCTGCTGATGAACAAGTGCTTGAAAGCGGCAATGGCTTGCCTCATTTGTCGTCAATTAACCATTTGGCTCAGCAGATGGTCAATGAGTTGGTAAGGCAAAATGATAGCTTAAAACCGACTCAGCCATTGCTGGTGGCTACACCGGTATTGCTAGCTGATTTGGCTACCACGAACGAACTGGGCCTGCAGTATCAGCAAGGACTAATTGCTGCACTACATGATCATCAGTTTAATTTAATTGACATGAATGTGGCAGAGACGCTACGTGTGACTCAGGAAGGCGACTTTATCTTGAGCCGAGATTGGCAGCAATTACCAGCGGATATCGATGTTAGGCATGTGGTGGTGTCAACGATGAGTCCAAGTAAAGAGGGAGTCGTTGTGTATAGTCGCATTGTGGATGTCAGCAACAATCGAGTGATATCAGTGGCTCAAAGTTTTGTTCCAATAACAGCGATGCCAGATATGTTAAGCCCTTCAGAGAGAGTGGTGTCTGAAAACGGTTTGTTGTATCGCTCAGAACATGCAGGACGGAAAGCGGTAAATCTTGGGGGAGTCAAATAG